The proteins below come from a single Drosophila busckii strain San Diego stock center, stock number 13000-0081.31 chromosome X, ASM1175060v1, whole genome shotgun sequence genomic window:
- the LOC108606470 gene encoding obg-like ATPase 1, whose translation MPPKKHDEPERKPLIGRIGTNLRIGIVGVPNVGKSTFFNVLTESAAPAENFPFCTIKPNESRVPVPDERFDFLVDFHKPASVVPAYLNVVDIAGLVKGAAEGQGLGNDFLSHISACDSIFHLCRAFEDPDVTHVEGEVDPVRDLEIISEELRLKDEEKLIQALDKLEKVVARGGDKKLKPEYDSMLKIKEILMEQKRQLRFEDWNAHDIEALNKYLFLTSKPVIYLVNLSDKDFIRKKNKWLPKIKEWIDKNDPGAVLIPFSGAFEQQLSEKNELERKAYEEETKCKSQLEKIIVTGYKALQLEYFFTAGADEVKAWTILKGTKAPAAAGRIHTDFEKGFIMAEVMHFEDFKAEGSEVAAKAAGKYRQQGRNYTVEDGDIIFFKFNAGAGLKDAKKK comes from the exons ATGCCACCTAAGAAGCATGATGAACCCGAACGCAAACCGTTGATCGGTCGCATTGGCACCAATCTCCGCATTGGCATTGTGGGCGTGCCCAATGTGGGCAAGTCAACGTTCTTCAATGTGCTAACCGAGAGTGCTGCGCCCGCTGAGAATTTCCCCTTCTGCACCATTAAGCCCAATGAGA GTCGCGTTCCTGTGCCCGATGAGCGTTTCGATTTCCTTGTAGACTTCCACAAGCCGGCCAG CGTTGTGCCCGCCTATCTCAATGTTGTGGATATTGCCGGTCTGGTCAAGGGCGCTGCCGAGGGACAAGGTCTGGGCAATGATTTTCTCTCGCACATCAGTGCGTGCGATAGCATTTTCCATTTGTGTCGTGCCTTTGAGGATCCTGATGTAACTCATGTCGAAGGCGAAGTGGATCCAGTGCGTGATCTGGAAATTATTTCCGAAGAGCTGCGTCTGAAGGATGAGGAGAAACTGATTCAGGCGCTGGACAAGCTGGAAAAGGTGGTCGCTCGTGGTGGTGACAAGAAACTCAAGCCCGAATATGATTCTATGCTGAAGATCAAGGAAATTTTGATGGAACAGAAGCGTCAGTTGCGTTTTGAGGACTGGAATGCACATGAT ATTGAGGCATTGAACAAGTATTTGTTCCTGACATCCAAGCCTGTCATATATCTAGTCAATCTGTCCGATAAGGATTTCATACGCAAGAAGAACAAGTGGCTGCCGAAGATCAAGGAGTGGATTGATAAGAACGATCCGGGTGCAGTGCTTATTCCCTTCTCTGGTGCCTTTGAGCAGCAGTTGAGCGAAAAGAATGAACTGGAGCGCAAGGCCTACGAAGAGGAAACCAAATGCAAAAGTCAGCTGGAGAAGATCATTGTCACTGGCTACAAGGCGCTGCAATTGGAATACTTCTTCACCGCTGGTGCCGATGAGGTCAAGGCCTGGACCATACTGAAGGGCACCAAGGCGCCAGCGGCCGCCGGACGCATACACACAGATTTTGAGAAAGGCTTCATCATGGCCGAAGTGATGCACTTTGAGGACTTCAAGGCCGAGGGCAGCGAAGTGGCCGCTAAGGCCGCTGGCAAATATCGCCAACAGGGACGCAATTACACCGTCGAGGATGGTGACATCATAttctttaaattcaatgccGGCGCTGGTCTTAAGGATGCCAAGAAGAAATGA